The following are encoded together in the Scytonema millei VB511283 genome:
- the clpS gene encoding ATP-dependent Clp protease adapter ClpS, with product MATAPTIAPEKSSQVVSKLYPNYKVIVLDDDFNTFQHVAECLMKYIPGMTGDRAWQLTNQVHYEGQAIVWVGPQEQAELYHQQLRRAGLTMAPLETA from the coding sequence ATGGCGACAGCACCGACGATCGCCCCTGAGAAATCGTCTCAAGTCGTCAGTAAGCTATATCCTAATTACAAGGTAATCGTGTTGGATGACGATTTCAACACGTTTCAGCATGTAGCTGAGTGTTTGATGAAGTATATACCTGGTATGACGGGCGATCGCGCTTGGCAATTAACCAATCAAGTTCACTACGAAGGTCAGGCGATCGTTTGGGTAGGACCGCAAGAACAGGCAGAACTCTATCATCAGCAACTCCGACGTGCTGGCTTAACTATGGCTCCCCTAGAGACAGCTTAG
- the gyrB gene encoding DNA topoisomerase (ATP-hydrolyzing) subunit B, giving the protein MTSSYSAEQIQVLEGLEPVRKRPGMYIGTTGPRGLHHLVYEVVDNSIDEALAGYCTHIEIDLNADGSVQVVDDGRGIPTDTHPQTGKSALETVMTVLHAGGKFGGGGYKVSGGLHGVGISVVNALSEWVEVTVWRDKKVHTQRYERGVPMGELQTKSFKEAKTGTGVRFKPDAEIFTTGTEFDFITLAGRLRELAYLNAGVKITFTDHRLELLKSQEPKVETYEYKGGIREYVSYINNDKQALHEEIIFVQGERNNVQVEVALQWCTDAYTDNLLGFANNIRTVDGGTHLEGLKTVLTRTLNAIARKRNKIKDNEPNLSGEHVREGLTAVISVKVPDPEFEGQTKTKLGNTEVRGIVDSLVGEVLTEYLEFRPSIADSILDKAIQAFKAAEAARHARELVRRKSVLESSPLPGKLADCSSRDPGESEIFIVEGDSAGGSAKQGRDRRNQAILPLRGKILNIEKTDDAKIYKNTEIQALITALGLGVKGEEFDASQLRYHKIVIMTDADVDGAHIRTLLLTFFYRYQRQLIEQGFIYIACPPLYKLERGRNHYYCYSDRELQQKIAEFPANANYTIQRFKGLGEMMPQQLWDTTMNNETRTLKRVEIEDAAEADRIFTVLMGDRVAPRREFIETYGSRLNLVELDI; this is encoded by the coding sequence ATGACGAGCAGCTACAGCGCCGAGCAAATTCAAGTTTTGGAAGGTCTGGAACCCGTCCGCAAACGACCAGGGATGTATATCGGAACCACCGGACCGAGGGGACTCCACCATTTAGTATACGAGGTGGTAGACAACTCCATTGATGAGGCTCTAGCAGGATATTGTACTCACATAGAAATCGACTTAAACGCTGACGGCTCAGTACAAGTGGTCGATGACGGTCGAGGTATTCCCACCGATACCCATCCGCAGACGGGGAAATCGGCACTGGAAACCGTGATGACAGTATTACATGCTGGAGGTAAATTTGGTGGTGGCGGTTACAAAGTTTCTGGCGGTTTGCACGGAGTTGGGATTTCTGTCGTTAACGCGCTATCGGAATGGGTAGAAGTTACAGTTTGGCGGGATAAAAAGGTACATACCCAACGCTACGAACGGGGTGTACCGATGGGAGAACTGCAAACCAAGTCTTTTAAAGAAGCGAAGACTGGAACTGGAGTTAGATTCAAACCTGACGCAGAAATTTTTACCACTGGCACGGAATTCGACTTTATCACGCTAGCTGGTCGCCTGCGAGAGCTAGCGTATCTAAATGCAGGGGTAAAAATTACTTTTACCGACCACCGTTTAGAACTACTCAAAAGCCAAGAACCGAAAGTTGAGACTTACGAGTACAAGGGTGGGATTCGCGAGTACGTCAGCTACATTAACAACGACAAGCAAGCCTTACATGAAGAAATTATCTTCGTGCAAGGGGAACGCAACAACGTCCAAGTTGAAGTCGCTTTGCAGTGGTGTACGGATGCCTATACCGATAACTTGTTAGGCTTTGCCAACAACATCCGCACGGTGGACGGCGGGACGCATTTAGAAGGGCTGAAAACAGTTTTGACCCGGACGCTCAATGCGATCGCCCGCAAGCGAAATAAAATCAAGGATAACGAACCCAACCTCAGCGGCGAACACGTCCGTGAAGGATTAACAGCAGTAATTTCTGTCAAGGTTCCAGATCCAGAGTTTGAAGGGCAAACCAAGACAAAACTCGGTAACACGGAAGTGCGGGGGATTGTAGACTCGTTAGTGGGAGAAGTGCTAACGGAATATCTAGAATTTCGCCCCAGCATTGCTGACTCGATTCTAGATAAAGCAATTCAAGCTTTTAAAGCTGCTGAAGCCGCACGCCATGCACGGGAATTAGTCCGACGCAAATCAGTATTAGAATCTTCGCCCCTACCAGGAAAGCTAGCAGATTGCAGTTCTAGAGATCCTGGCGAGTCGGAAATCTTCATCGTCGAAGGCGATTCAGCCGGCGGGAGTGCAAAGCAAGGACGCGATCGCCGCAACCAAGCAATCTTGCCTTTACGCGGTAAAATTCTCAATATTGAGAAAACTGACGATGCCAAAATCTACAAAAATACCGAGATCCAGGCGTTGATTACCGCTTTAGGCTTGGGCGTAAAGGGAGAAGAATTTGATGCGTCGCAACTGCGCTATCACAAAATCGTGATTATGACGGACGCTGACGTGGATGGAGCGCACATCAGAACTTTGTTGCTAACATTCTTCTATCGTTATCAGCGGCAACTGATCGAGCAAGGTTTCATCTATATTGCTTGTCCGCCACTATATAAACTAGAACGCGGACGCAATCACTACTACTGTTATAGCGATCGCGAACTGCAACAAAAAATCGCTGAATTCCCTGCCAATGCCAACTATACGATCCAGCGGTTCAAGGGTTTGGGTGAAATGATGCCACAACAGTTGTGGGATACCACAATGAACAACGAAACCCGCACCCTCAAACGAGTCGAGATCGAAGACGCAGCCGAAGCCGACCGGATCTTTACCGTATTAATGGGCGATCGCGTTGCGCCTCGACGCGAATTCATCGAAACCTACGGTTCTCGTCTCAACTTGGTAGAGTTGGATATTTAA
- a CDS encoding DUF2103 domain-containing protein encodes MANVNGRLVWNHSTHIPGLIPVLERLTRVDGIQTITPGVIGRVKGHSPKMQIRVSVPIRGGFKLIARQGKTVQEVFILTTLSQDELVTAVTNVLK; translated from the coding sequence ATGGCTAATGTCAACGGTAGGCTGGTCTGGAATCACTCAACCCACATTCCAGGTTTAATTCCAGTGCTAGAACGCCTGACTCGCGTTGATGGGATTCAAACAATTACCCCTGGAGTCATTGGACGGGTAAAAGGTCACTCTCCCAAAATGCAAATACGTGTTTCCGTGCCGATTCGGGGTGGATTTAAACTCATAGCACGCCAAGGCAAGACCGTACAAGAAGTATTCATCCTGACGACTCTTAGCCAGGATGAACTAGTAACAGCAGTGACAAATGTTTTGAAATAG
- a CDS encoding DUF2459 domain-containing protein, giving the protein MKLRRFIILFLAIASIFLVGWICSPATIVPPGNPINPVNIYLIDYGFHARLILPSDRDNCLEYAYGDWKYFALNQQDWLTGAAALFLPTQGALGRKLKNCDRFDLLATQKDNFLLSITVDKTKVDRLLKVLNSYFDRPTTIQIENSYTGMTLVPYDRTYTVLHNSNHELVRWLENLGCRVEGFVLWANFKSVNS; this is encoded by the coding sequence GTGAAACTACGCCGTTTTATCATTTTATTCTTAGCGATTGCTAGTATTTTTCTCGTAGGATGGATATGTTCTCCTGCTACTATTGTACCTCCTGGCAATCCCATTAATCCAGTTAATATTTATCTCATTGACTACGGGTTTCATGCTAGATTAATTCTACCCAGCGACCGAGATAACTGTCTGGAATATGCCTATGGTGATTGGAAATATTTCGCTTTAAATCAACAAGATTGGTTGACTGGAGCAGCAGCATTATTTTTACCAACTCAAGGAGCTTTAGGACGCAAGTTAAAAAACTGCGATCGCTTCGATTTATTAGCCACTCAAAAGGATAATTTTTTACTCAGCATTACTGTAGATAAAACAAAAGTCGATCGCTTGCTAAAGGTCTTAAATTCATATTTCGATCGCCCTACTACTATCCAAATAGAAAATTCTTACACGGGAATGACCCTAGTTCCCTACGATCGCACTTATACCGTGCTACACAATAGCAATCATGAATTAGTGCGGTGGTTGGAAAATTTAGGCTGTCGCGTTGAAGGTTTTGTCTTATGGGCAAACTTTAAATCAGTTAACAGTTAA
- the miaA gene encoding tRNA (adenosine(37)-N6)-dimethylallyltransferase MiaA produces the protein MYQTDISHGFGLITICGATATGKSGLAITIAQRLNSVIISADSRQVYREFNLGTAKPTAAQQQLVPHYLIDICDPTETFTVAEYQEQARELIENSEFGIWNSELNAPSASLASSAPPALLVGGTGLYIRSIVRGMKIPRVASQPELRSQLLSLGQKQLYAMLQQVDPLAATKIHPNDPTRTVRALEVFYVTGRPISTQQGEDPPLYPILQIGLDCESNALTQRISQRTEQMVADGLVAEVESLCQKYRMDLHLLNTLGYQEFKQYLAGDLSLEEAKKLTVLHTRQFAKRQRTWFRAYPQIEWFDADSSDLVERVWQRIQNFMAQLNLKENEKL, from the coding sequence ATGTACCAAACTGATATTTCGCATGGATTTGGCTTGATTACCATCTGTGGAGCAACCGCCACGGGTAAATCAGGGTTGGCAATAACTATCGCTCAAAGACTCAATTCTGTCATTATCAGTGCCGATTCGCGTCAAGTTTATCGCGAATTTAATCTTGGCACGGCTAAACCTACGGCAGCTCAACAACAACTCGTACCTCACTATTTAATTGACATTTGCGATCCCACCGAGACTTTTACCGTGGCTGAGTATCAGGAACAAGCACGGGAGTTGATTGAGAATTCGGAATTCGGAATTTGGAATTCGGAATTAAATGCTCCCTCAGCTTCCCTAGCTTCCTCAGCTCCCCCAGCTCTCTTGGTAGGGGGGACTGGGTTGTACATCCGTTCTATCGTGCGGGGAATGAAGATTCCTAGAGTAGCATCACAGCCAGAATTGCGATCGCAACTCCTATCTTTGGGTCAAAAGCAGCTTTACGCCATGCTACAACAAGTCGATCCGCTAGCAGCAACTAAAATTCATCCCAACGATCCCACTCGAACTGTCAGAGCTTTGGAGGTATTTTACGTTACTGGTCGTCCAATCTCGACACAACAGGGAGAAGATCCCCCCCTTTATCCAATTTTACAAATTGGTTTGGACTGTGAATCGAATGCTTTGACTCAGCGAATTTCTCAGCGCACAGAACAAATGGTAGCTGATGGTTTGGTGGCTGAAGTCGAGTCTTTGTGTCAAAAATACCGCATGGATTTACATTTACTCAATACGTTAGGATATCAAGAGTTCAAGCAATATTTAGCTGGCGATCTCTCCTTAGAAGAAGCAAAAAAATTAACTGTATTGCATACGCGACAATTTGCTAAACGACAGCGAACTTGGTTTCGAGCATATCCTCAAATTGAATGGTTTGATGCTGACAGTTCCGACTTAGTAGAACGAGTGTGGCAGCGAATTCAGAATTTCATGGCTCAACTAAATCTGAAAGAAAATGAGAAATTATAG